ttctgggatgcgcaaggtatcttgattacctccaaaagggccagaccatcaacagcgattagtatatagcgttattggatcgtttaaagaattaaatcgttaaaaaaccgcctcatttgaagaaaaaaaggagctgtttcatcaagacatccaccgtattcgccagatctggccccagcaactttttcctgttctcagacctcaaaagaatgctcgctggaaaggaatttagtaccaatgaagaagttatcgccgaaacttAGGCCTATTTTGAGGGGAAAGAtaaatcgtactagaaaaatagtatcgaaaagttggaagatcgctataaccgctgtatcgccctcgaaggcaactatattgaataataaaatcgaattttgccagaaaaatgtgttttacctactatggtagaccggggacttttcaattggcctgttaagttAAGCTATCATCACATTGTTTctaaataaaatgattttttaattttaggtGACAACTGCCGTTTCCCTGACAATATAAAATTCACAATGACTTTGGACAATGTTGCTTGTACGAATAACGCAATGAGACATATCAATCAGCTGATCCATCAACTTGCCTTTGTATTAACTGCAATAACCTTCTATTTGCTAGTATAGTTTATTTATAGAAATTCtatcaatgaataaatattacatcatttctttcaaatttattcgATGGAATAAAACACGTGATACAGGTGTACAAATTGTTCAACTTTGGAAGAATAGACAAtatgattattcatttcaaattgacCATAATTAatagaaacgacatattgttcattattttcttgatttcacCAAACATCTTattctttgaatttattattttgtaagGTCTTTCTACTGCAATAAAGAACTGTTTATTATATGACTacattgttttatttcattcgcTTTCCCAGCGAATTCTTCTATATTCTATTTCTTTTCATCAGAATACTTTTCTCAATGTAAGTCAGTTTATTTTTCGACATATTCGATTGAGCAAAAACTTGATGATAAAATGCAATGAGTTTTATTAAgaaaatattgcattttttgCAAAACTTCCCTCTCTCAAAAACACCACAAAATTTCTCTATACTGACtcgaaatttataattaaaCTTATGAAAAATTGGTGGTAGTTtttggcgcattcgccatttagcTCGTTTTTTATTGGACCCACAAGAATGCTAGAAAATAGTATCTAAAGCCTATTCTGACCTGTGTTTCGAAAACTATGCTCAGATAAAACTTATTTTCGAGCAGATAGATGCAATATTCAGGATTAACGTTACGCAGCCTTAACTCACAACTGCAATTACACTCtgagtcatttttttttgtgtaaatTGATGCTCAAGtgtgaaacataaaataaatctcAGATAAAAGCTTGTAGGGGCTTTTTAAATTCATATTCATGTCCCCAATTTTCTTCATAACAAATCATAATTACTTATTTAACCTAAAGAGGATTTCACAATgtcattttgcatttttttttttggaataactattgagaaaacaaaaaagaatataaaaagaAGGTTCAGTTTCTTTCTTTTCGATATATGTctcatatatcggcaataaatcATGGAAGAAGTACATCTTTTATTGAGATTTacaattttctcaaaacttAATACTGCATCTGCATCATGAGAATTCTGCTCTTCTTTTATCATTCTTGAATCttcgaatttttcataattCCCAAGTGATTTTATAAATGtttcattatatatttatatcaaaacCATATAGTTCCTCCTGAACATTTGTAGTTATAGGATATACGATGTTTTGCACTTAAGCCATCGATATTATGGTTAGGTTAATGTTCATCATTCGAATAAAACTGGATATATGAGTATATAAAAAATGGGGTATCATAAGCTTCGCAAACATCCAATCTTATCTGATATTGTTACGACAGAATTATTCATTAGATCAGATAATAAACTTTATGCATTCCTCATAAATTCACATCAAATACATGAGTGTCACATCTATTCTCGTGGACATGTATAGTTTCAATTCCGTGTCAGTCATATTTATAGGTATGtacatcaaaaatttcaatatagcTGTTTCATTTTCGATGTTAGCTTTCAGTATTACAAATATAGAATGTTTAACATCGTCACATCTACCTGAATTGTTGGTACCTTGCTATAATGGAAGTTTTAATATGGAAAATAAACCACCCTTAACAGTTAAATTGTTAGTTGAGACTTTGaggaaaattgaattgaacgaAAAGATTAGTACAAACCTAAGGATACTTCAAACTACACTTTTACATAGGTATAATTAGTGATACTAATGTTTCAGTTATCTTTAATGTTCACTCTTTTTAGGATAATATTCGATGGCATCCTGAAGTCAGAGAGGGGTATAGGAGACAATGAAGCCTTTTTATATCGAGCTAGGGGTCGTGAATTTCACAAATATAAATTAGTTACAGATTATTTAGTTACAGGAGCAAGTACCTTGTCTTTGAACGAATCACTATCCCAgcatgaaatttgttttttacaCAACATGCTCTCTGTCACAACCGACAAACATTACAGAGGAGATGAAGATATAACTTGTAATTTCAAATCTTCCAAGACTCCTATACCAACAGTGtgagtttttaatatttcaataagaTTTAACTTTACAAAATCATATTGGACATCCTTTCCAGTGAATTGCAGATTCAGAACAATAAATATAGTGCTTGTCCTCGTATGAAAGGCAATCTGTTTACAAAATGGGGATCTGTAACACCAGGACATCTAGTTTATGGTCTTAGTGCAGCCCTGGAAAATACTGAAACATCTTTTGATACTATACTGAAGGAGATTAATAAAACTGGTACAAAGTTTGGATCGGATAAAGCTAATAGTGTTTGGATATCAACAATTGCAGGAGATCTAGCTGAGGCTTTACTCAATCAAGCCAGTGATGAACTGAAACTAGGAATTCTTGGATTCTGGAATGATTCGTCATTTcctatcaattattatttgtcaGATTATTCTTCGGACTTAGTAGAGAGCATGTTATTGGGTGGAATTGACAGTAAGTCCTTGGAAATTcgtattcatgaaatatttctacaaaattgtaCATGAACCTTCAAACTGTTATAATAGAATACAGTCAGTTATCAATCTGCAAAGCGATCTGCCCTAAGAACATATGAATTAGGGGTAACTTTCCAGAAAAcgcaatttctaattttttaggAATAATTTTCTCCAACAGAAAagatgtatataaaaaatgcaCGATTTCCACCTTTTTTTGTATGCCATTATATATCACCACCAAATGATgagagaaaacaaaaaattcttcattttctcgtCATTAACCTgccattcttcaaaaatttcgtCCTTCTTGCATCTTGGCATTTTTTCTATTCCTCCTGcaaataacagaaaaaattcgaaaatgttccCTGAGAGGGTTATCAGAAATATTGATTATCTGATTGAAATCCTACGTATCGATTCTGAGatattaaaatttcagaaaaaaaaaatgaactcatCAATTTTCAGGTTTGATTCTTGCATCAAATATATTGACATGGGAAAAAACGCTAATGTCAACAAGATTCTCCCAAATTATAGATATGTATTACTCAAACAGAGGTATTTCTTATAATTCAACGATAAAAGCATCCAACAGAAAAgtaattttttcggaaattctGAAGAAAACTAATTTAACTCATCAGGTGAGCATCAAAAcatttaatggaaaaattgccCATTTGAGAAATATCGTCCATTTGCATTTTAAATCATACTTAGTTCATTAACCGctctaatggaaaaattttaagGTAATTGGAGCGGCTACTTTATTGAAGGAAATAGCCAATTACGATAGATTTCTCAGCGACAATGATATTAGAGAAATGGCTACGCTGgctgtagacaaatttgaagcAATTATTGGTAATGGAATAAATTAAGTAATCAATAAAGGAAAAGtattttagaatttttgttTGCAGATGATATTCTAAGAAAGTACGATTCTGTAGAGTACGTAGATGTAAATGAAGTTAGAAGTTCGttagaaattataataataatggatGGTAGCTTTGATCATTTCAcatcgaaaaaattaatttagtaAGTATCCTTCAGGAAgaattaaattcaataatttttttattagccCTTCCAAACCAATGGAATAATGTTtttatagaagaaaataattttctatagAGTATTCTGCATCCTTATGATCGCTTATCTTCCAGGGTATTTTATAATTTAACCATAACGCAAAATTTTGATACCGGCGCCTTCACCATTTTGTAACAACTCCCAATTATACTTAATTTCTTGAAATTCAACAATTTATAAATccaattaaaatattcatttcaacagTTCTCTTGCAGAGGCAATGGATGTTTCTTATTATGGAAGCAAATTGGGTATTATAAATGGTGAAAATGGCAAGTGGATTTCAAATGTCACAGGACAAATTTACACCATATTTAATGACATCGAAAATTCCAAGAGCTCATGTAAGTATGTGGAATCTCCATCTATTCGCATCAATCGTTGAGATACCGAACAAATAAACGTAGAATAAGTATTGGAGCAAATCGGTGATAATTAATTCAATGAGTCAGTCATATGTAGCAATAATGTTAGCGCTTAAAGAGTTTTGTATTATACGTCATCAGCATCATCGGCTTTAAATAGATATTTTGTAAATCTATATCATATATGATTTTATTTTAGGGCCATCGAAACTTTCGTTGGGCCTTTCTTTGCAGAAAATATTTGAGTATTACCTAGATGAAATGACCAAGGGGTGTGAAAGCCCTAAAAAACCATTAGGAAGGACTGTTATCATATTATCCAAAAAGGCAAAACCCAGCAATTCTGATCTAGATGCATATAAGGCGGTGCTATTTTCTCTAAAAAATGCCTTTCCTGATATTAACATCATATACGCACTATCCCATGATATTCAGCAGTTTTATTACGATTTACCAAACAGATATAAGAATGACAGTTATGTAAATATTGCTGATGATATAGAAACAATTTCCAACAGCTTAGGAAAAATTTTACAAAGGATTCCGGGACAAATTGTTAACATTTATTGTAATGATTCTAACTCAAGAATGGAAGATTATTTAACACCAGGTGTTGAGAGATTCTATGAAATACATGAGGAATAcatcaataaatataatttcgaaTTGGAAGTGAGATAAATTTATTTGTCATGATGGTATTTTTAAGGTTTACATGTTTCattttagttcttaggaaatgGTTATGGAGATATATCTATTTGCTCAAATTCTTTCGGAACAAGCTCGATCAGAAGCTGTAAAAACATCACtgcaaataataaaattaaaataaaatcggCAGATTTATGCTCAGAGGATTTAAGATGTAATTTACAATTGATTCTGAAAGTTAATAGTTCAACTCTTCGTTGTGTGGGTAAGAACATATATTAATTTCCCAAAAACTAAGCGTTTGGTCTATACAATATTCATCTCGTTCTAGTCAACTTAAAATCCTGTTCTGAAAAACTCGTTTTCTAGGAAATTCCATCGACTAAAAGTCAGAATGTGGCTTCTATTTTTAAGTTCAAGGAATATATTGATAAAACTATTTTTTCAGAGAATGATTGCAGATATCCTGACCAAGTTAGATTGGAAATTTCATGGTTGAAGTCTGGTTCTGCGTTTTATACAGcaaacataaaatttttatcaataatacTCTTCATAAAGTCGGTGTGTTTCACTTGaagactaaaatattttcgaaattttgaggAACCTGAAGCTCAACGAAACAAATCAATTGAATATAGGTACTTTGTGGATGTATTTATGAttaaatttgtattttattgagATGGAATTTTGTCACCAAAACaccaaaatgaattaaaaaaaaaaaaatttttttaaggtGAAATTTCGATGAAAGGGCTAGTTCGTTTAGCGTTACCCAGGGTGCACCACGTGGAGGCGAACTAGCATCACACCCCTTCTCTGGGTTCACGTAATTCACCTTTCATCGTATTGAACCTTATTTGATCGTTATTGAATTGATACCAttataaaatatgttttttgcTATAGGTAAATATTGCTTTTGtcattattattgaaggtatt
Above is a window of Harmonia axyridis chromosome X, icHarAxyr1.1, whole genome shotgun sequence DNA encoding:
- the LOC123686516 gene encoding uncharacterized protein LOC123686516 isoform X1 yields the protein MSVTSILVDMYSFNSVSVIFIGMYIKNFNIAVSFSMLAFSITNIECLTSSHLPELLVPCYNGSFNMENKPPLTVKLLVETLRKIELNEKISTNLRILQTTLLHRIIFDGILKSERGIGDNEAFLYRARGREFHKYKLVTDYLVTGASTLSLNESLSQHEICFLHNMLSVTTDKHYRGDEDITCNFKSSKTPIPTVELQIQNNKYSACPRMKGNLFTKWGSVTPGHLVYGLSAALENTETSFDTILKEINKTGTKFGSDKANSVWISTIAGDLAEALLNQASDELKLGILGFWNDSSFPINYYLSDYSSDLVESMLLGGIDSLILASNILTWEKTLMSTRFSQIIDMYYSNRGISYNSTIKASNRKVIFSEILKKTNLTHQVIGAATLLKEIANYDRFLSDNDIREMATLAVDKFEAIIEFLFADDILRKYDSVEYVDVNEVRSSLEIIIIMDGSFDHFTSKKLIYSLAEAMDVSYYGSKLGIINGENGKWISNVTGQIYTIFNDIENSKSSWPSKLSLGLSLQKIFEYYLDEMTKGCESPKKPLGRTVIILSKKAKPSNSDLDAYKAVLFSLKNAFPDINIIYALSHDIQQFYYDLPNRYKNDSYVNIADDIETISNSLGKILQRIPGQIVNIYCNDSNSRMEDYLTPGVERFYEIHEEYINKYNFELEFLGNGYGDISICSNSFGTSSIRSCKNITANNKIKIKSADLCSEDLRCNLQLILKVNSSTLRCVENDCRYPDQVRLEISWLKSGSAFYTANIKFLSIILFIKSVCFT
- the LOC123686516 gene encoding uncharacterized protein LOC123686516 isoform X2, giving the protein MSVTSILVDMYSFNSVSVIFIGMYIKNFNIAVSFSMLAFSITNIECLTSSHLPELLVPCYNGSFNMENKPPLTVKLLVETLRKIELNEKISTNLRILQTTLLHRIIFDGILKSERGIGDNEAFLYRARGREFHKYKLVTDYLVTGASTLSLNESLSQHEICFLHNMLSVTTDKHYRGDEDITCNFKSSKTPIPTVELQIQNNKYSACPRMKGNLFTKWGSVTPGHLVYGLSAALENTETSFDTILKEINKTGTKFGSDKANSVWISTIAGDLAEALLNQASDELKLGILGFWNDSSFPINYYLSDYSSDLVESMLLGGIDSLILASNILTWEKTLMSTRFSQIIDMYYSNRGISYNSTIKASNRKVIFSEILKKTNLTHQVIGAATLLKEIANYDRFLSDNDIREMATLAVDKFEAIIDDILRKYDSVEYVDVNEVRSSLEIIIIMDGSFDHFTSKKLIYSLAEAMDVSYYGSKLGIINGENGKWISNVTGQIYTIFNDIENSKSSWPSKLSLGLSLQKIFEYYLDEMTKGCESPKKPLGRTVIILSKKAKPSNSDLDAYKAVLFSLKNAFPDINIIYALSHDIQQFYYDLPNRYKNDSYVNIADDIETISNSLGKILQRIPGQIVNIYCNDSNSRMEDYLTPGVERFYEIHEEYINKYNFELEFLGNGYGDISICSNSFGTSSIRSCKNITANNKIKIKSADLCSEDLRCNLQLILKVNSSTLRCVENDCRYPDQVRLEISWLKSGSAFYTANIKFLSIILFIKSVCFT
- the LOC123686516 gene encoding uncharacterized protein LOC123686516 isoform X3; the encoded protein is MSVTSILVDMYSFNSVSVIFIAFSITNIECLTSSHLPELLVPCYNGSFNMENKPPLTVKLLVETLRKIELNEKISTNLRILQTTLLHRIIFDGILKSERGIGDNEAFLYRARGREFHKYKLVTDYLVTGASTLSLNESLSQHEICFLHNMLSVTTDKHYRGDEDITCNFKSSKTPIPTVELQIQNNKYSACPRMKGNLFTKWGSVTPGHLVYGLSAALENTETSFDTILKEINKTGTKFGSDKANSVWISTIAGDLAEALLNQASDELKLGILGFWNDSSFPINYYLSDYSSDLVESMLLGGIDSLILASNILTWEKTLMSTRFSQIIDMYYSNRGISYNSTIKASNRKVIFSEILKKTNLTHQVIGAATLLKEIANYDRFLSDNDIREMATLAVDKFEAIIEFLFADDILRKYDSVEYVDVNEVRSSLEIIIIMDGSFDHFTSKKLIYSLAEAMDVSYYGSKLGIINGENGKWISNVTGQIYTIFNDIENSKSSWPSKLSLGLSLQKIFEYYLDEMTKGCESPKKPLGRTVIILSKKAKPSNSDLDAYKAVLFSLKNAFPDINIIYALSHDIQQFYYDLPNRYKNDSYVNIADDIETISNSLGKILQRIPGQIVNIYCNDSNSRMEDYLTPGVERFYEIHEEYINKYNFELEFLGNGYGDISICSNSFGTSSIRSCKNITANNKIKIKSADLCSEDLRCNLQLILKVNSSTLRCVENDCRYPDQVRLEISWLKSGSAFYTANIKFLSIILFIKSVCFT